The DNA region GACCAGAGCGATGGTCGGGGGCATGTTCTGCCAGACGGTCATGACGGTCAGGATCGCGCCCGCGCCGTAGAACGTCCACATCAGGAACGCGCGGCGGGAGATCATGTCGGCAATCAGGATACCGATGATGACGCCGACCATGGTGAAGCCGTTGTAGAGCATTCCGGAGGCGTGCGGGTTGGCGATGTTCAGCCCCTTCACGACCACGGGCAGGAAGATGGAGATGGCGAAGAACGGCAGGACCTGGCAGAGGAAGAAGGTACAGGAGGTCAAGGTGTTCTTCCACAGCTCGGGGCTGAACAGCTTGGCGAACGAAGCCGAACCCTTTTCCTCGGTTTCCGGAGGCAGGCCGTAGTTCGTGCCGAGGTAACGGTGAACCAGCTCCAGGGCCTCCTTGCTGCCCCTCTTGGCGAGGGTCCAGCTCGGGGACTCGGGCGAGCCGACGCGAACTATCAGGGTAATCAGGGCGAGCACGGCGGAAGAGGAGATGATCCACCGCCAGCCGTTTGCGCCAAGGTCGCCGCCCATGGAGGCGATCAGCAGCCCGGCGAAGTAGGAGATGATATAACCGAAGGTCCAGGCGGCCATGAGCCAGCTCATCATCTTCGTGCGGATGCGCTCAGGGGTCCATTCACTGAGCAGCGCGACGCCGACGGTGTAGTCGGCTCCGACGCACATGCCGAGCAGGAAGCGGACCGCGGCCAGAATCGCCGGATCGGAAATGAAGAACTGAACCACGGACAGAATCAGGCTGAAGGCAGCGACGAACGTGTACGCAACCCTTCTTCCCACACGGTCGATGATGATTCCGCCCATCAGGCTTCCCAGCAGAATACCAAAAAGAGCGCCCGCGCCGATCAGCCCCATCCAGAAGCCGTTCAGCCCGAGCACCCCGGTCGCATAAGTCAGGGCAATGCCGACAATGCCCAAAATATACCCGTCGCAGATCTGTCCCATGAAGGTTCCCACCGCGATCCGTTTATGCACGGGCGAGAAAGGAGCATGGTCGAAGTTAATACCGTTCTGTCCGTTTGGGGCCATCGTACACCTCACATTAAGGGCAATAGTTTTGTAGAAATATTAACAATCACAAGACAATACGCACTATTCCTTGTAAGCTATCGCATCCATCTCCAACAGACAGCCGTGCGCGATCTCGCTGGCGCCGAGGCAGAGCCTGGCCGGGCGGTGGTCGCCCATGAACTCGGAGTAGACTTCATTGAACCCGTCGAAATCTTCCATGCTGGTCAGAAAAACCGTGGTCTTGGCGATGTCCGAAATTTCAAGGCCGGCGGCATCCAGAACCAGCTTCAGGTTGAAAAGGGTCTGGAACGCCTGCTCCCTGATGTCGCTTCCGACGACTTCGCCGGATACCGGGTGAAAGGGAACCTGGCCGCAGATGTAGTAGGTGTTTCCGGCCTTCACGCAATGGCTGTAAGGTCCAATGACTTCAGCAGTTTCCGGGGAATTTATGAATTCCATGAGTATCTCCTTTGGGTATGGGGCTCCTGCGGAAAGGATGCCGGGGGGCATTTCCGGCATCCTTTCCGTTAATCAGGAGTTGGCTAGGGATGGAGTTAGATCTCCGTTTTGGCGTTAAACTCTTCGTACATGAGGCGGGCCTTGGCACCCATCGTCAGGAAGGGTTCCGGCGGCAGCCTCTTGGGAGTGGATATCTTCCGGAGGAAGTCGAGGTTCTGGCTGCCGATGCCGCTGACCCATTCCGCCAGGTAGTAGCCGATGAGGCTGGTCTTGGCGACGCCCGCGCCCTCGCCGCTGGCGGAGGCGAACACGGAGGGATACTGCTGCATCATCAGCGGACGGTAGTTCATGGTCATGTTGATCATGCCGCCGTAGATGAACTCGAAGTTGACGTGCTTCAGCTCGGGGAAGCGGTTCTCATAGGCCCGGCGCAGCTTGGGGATGGCCCGGCGGATGCGCTGATGGGAAGTGGTCAGGCTGGTCGCGAAGGAGAAGCCGTTACGCACGAAGATGCGGTTGTCGCGAGTGAAGCGGACGGTCGTTCCGGCCGGATGACCGGCGGTGCAACCCCAGGGCTTCACGCCAGCGAAGTAGCGCATCTCGTCCTCGGTGAACTGGCGGGTGAACGCGCCGTAGGACAATACCGGGCAAAACACCTTCTGGCCGATGCCGAATTCAGGGATGAAGGGACCGCCGGTGACCAGGACGAACTTGCACTTGATCCGCTTGCCGTTCCGCAGCACGACGTGAGTCGGGCTGCCCTCGTCGATGCGCATGACCGGGGCTTCCTCGAACACGTCCACGTTATCGGGCATGACGCTGAAGAGGCCGCGCAGCACGTCGGCGGGGTTGATGAGCACGGTGCCGGAGGTGTACAGGGCTTTCTTGTAGTACCGGGTTCCGGTGCGGCGGAACAGTTCGTCGCCCTCGACCACCTCGTAGGAGCAGTTCATCCGCTTGAGCTCGTCGATTTCGTGCTCGATCAGCTTGAAGCTCTTGGTCTCGGAGCAGCACAGGTACTTGCCGCAGTGATCCCAGTCCACGTCCTCGATGCCCTTCTCCTTGATGGTGTCTTCCATCCACTTGATGATGAAGGTGTTGAGCTCGAAGTACTTCTGGTTCTCCTCGAAGGAGGAAGCGCCCTGGTCGCCGAAGTCGTGGGGCACGTCGATGATGAAACCGGCGTTCTTGCCGCTGTCGTTGTCGCCGATCTTGATGGCTTCGAAAACGGCGATGGAGGCCTCGGGGTGCAGTTCGGCCAGGTGGCGGGCTGCGGCCTGTCCGCCGTATCCGGCGCCGACTACGATATAATCATAGGCATCCTGGACTTCAGACAGGTTC from Desulfovibrio sp. Fe33 includes:
- a CDS encoding MFS transporter: MGQICDGYILGIVGIALTYATGVLGLNGFWMGLIGAGALFGILLGSLMGGIIIDRVGRRVAYTFVAAFSLILSVVQFFISDPAILAAVRFLLGMCVGADYTVGVALLSEWTPERIRTKMMSWLMAAWTFGYIISYFAGLLIASMGGDLGANGWRWIISSSAVLALITLIVRVGSPESPSWTLAKRGSKEALELVHRYLGTNYGLPPETEEKGSASFAKLFSPELWKNTLTSCTFFLCQVLPFFAISIFLPVVVKGLNIANPHASGMLYNGFTMVGVIIGILIADMISRRAFLMWTFYGAGAILTVMTVWQNMPPTIALVLLGAFSTVLAISIVAEWLYPPELFPTELRGSGVGLTIAASRIGAGMGTWMLPVVMEQYGVTVTLGCCIATLFIGGVVCQILAPETSPKFMKVRPGTATASV
- a CDS encoding RidA family protein, with translation MEFINSPETAEVIGPYSHCVKAGNTYYICGQVPFHPVSGEVVGSDIREQAFQTLFNLKLVLDAAGLEISDIAKTTVFLTSMEDFDGFNEVYSEFMGDHRPARLCLGASEIAHGCLLEMDAIAYKE
- a CDS encoding NAD(P)/FAD-dependent oxidoreductase, with translation MREVKRYPTTTGQSWLEMSSYKHHNFKNLSEVQDAYDYIVVGAGYGGQAAARHLAELHPEASIAVFEAIKIGDNDSGKNAGFIIDVPHDFGDQGASSFEENQKYFELNTFIIKWMEDTIKEKGIEDVDWDHCGKYLCCSETKSFKLIEHEIDELKRMNCSYEVVEGDELFRRTGTRYYKKALYTSGTVLINPADVLRGLFSVMPDNVDVFEEAPVMRIDEGSPTHVVLRNGKRIKCKFVLVTGGPFIPEFGIGQKVFCPVLSYGAFTRQFTEDEMRYFAGVKPWGCTAGHPAGTTVRFTRDNRIFVRNGFSFATSLTTSHQRIRRAIPKLRRAYENRFPELKHVNFEFIYGGMINMTMNYRPLMMQQYPSVFASASGEGAGVAKTSLIGYYLAEWVSGIGSQNLDFLRKISTPKRLPPEPFLTMGAKARLMYEEFNAKTEI